In Bacteriovorax stolpii, a single genomic region encodes these proteins:
- a CDS encoding DUF350 domain-containing protein, with protein sequence MTEQLISSKYIASAIVYSVLGLIILFLSLIAFDKFTPGNLWQEIVEKHNVAMAITVGAITIAVAQIVASAIHG encoded by the coding sequence ATGACAGAACAACTTATCTCTTCAAAGTACATTGCGAGCGCTATCGTTTATTCAGTCCTAGGACTTATTATTCTATTTTTGTCTCTTATCGCTTTTGATAAGTTTACTCCTGGAAACCTTTGGCAGGAAATTGTTGAAAAACACAATGTGGCGATGGCCATCACTGTAGGTGCTATTACTATTGCAGTTGCTCAAATTGTGGCCTCTGCTATTCATGGTTAA